Below is a genomic region from Brassica rapa cultivar Chiifu-401-42 chromosome A08, CAAS_Brap_v3.01, whole genome shotgun sequence.
CAGAGTGGGACCGCCTTTGTATTTTGTAGTCAAGGATTACAATTATAGGTTCTCTATCTGATACACACGCACAAACCACTCTCTCTGGTACGATTGTCGACCTGTTTTTTAATGCACTGAAATGGATTCTTTTTGGCAGCTTGGAATCAAGGCATACGAATCAGTTGTGCTCTATCAGCCAGTGCAATTCGAATTCCCTTTTAAATGAGGTAATATTAAAGATGTGGATATGTTTGAAATGATCTGCATCTTAGTCAGTAACTAAATGTGATTTATTTCTTCTAAAGTCGTCATATGAATTTTTAGAAGTTTTGTTAAAGATCACCCTCGTGGTGCCACCAAGCCCTATCACACTGAAAGGGCCACCCAAAAGGGTTCAATCCTTAACATTGTTTGTTTTCCCCACCTTCCACCAGATATCAAGAGCGTCGCAAACTCCAGAAACAAGTTACATTGCCAAACCAGCTGCGTCTTGGCTCGATGATTTTCTTGTATGGCTATCTCCAGAGGCTTTTGGCTGTTGTCGGAAGTTCACTAATGGCAGTTATTGTCCTCCAGATGACCAGGTCGGTCTAAACTCCTAGAGCTTATTGTGGAAACTACATTGATTTATCCGTTTCTCTTTTCAATCACAGAAGAAACGATACGGGTTGATAGGCTAGTTTTGATGTCTCTTTAATTGCCTTTAATCAAACATCAGTTATTTAAAGTGCAGAATGGTGTTATAGCTGCCTTCTAACTTAAATCTTCTTATGCTACAGCCACCTTGCTGCACAGCTGATGATGATATATGCAGTTTAGATGGGATCTGTAAAGACTGTACCACAGTAAGCTTCTTTCTCTCTCCCTTAACAATATCTAGAATAGATCTAATTCTTTAATCCATTGCAGTGTTTTCGACACTCAGATTTGGTTCGGGATCGCCCATCTACAGCTCAGTTCAGGGAGAAACTACCCTGGTTTCTAAATGCTTTGCCTTCGGCTGACTGTGCAAAAGGTGGTCATGGAGCTTATACGAATAGCGTGGATTTGAAAGGTACTCTACAATTTATTTAGCTAAAATCTGTTTTCTCTTTACTTTGattcattttatttgtttttggtcTTAACCTCTTTGTGGAACGCTTGATTTTTTCAGGGTATGAGACTGGTGTTATACAGGCATCTGAGTTCCGTACATACCACACTCCACTTAACTCACAAGTATGCCACTATTGATTTTGGCAAGAAACTTGCTAATGAAAACTCACAGTTGAGATATCCTGACTGTCTTTGGAAAATTTCCTCAGGGTGACTATGTTAATTCACTGCGAGCTGCTCGGGAGTTCAGTTCAAGAATATCTAATTTGTTGAAGGTTTGAATCTGGTGGTGAATTTTGCTTTAAAAAGTATAGATTAGTAGCTGCCTTTGGTTGAAGGAGCTGGTCTACCAAATGTCTATTTTCTTCTGCTAAATTTCCTATATAACAAGCCTTTATTTTATGCAGATTGAGATCTTTCCATACTCTGTGTTCTACATTTTCTTTGAGCAATATCTGAATATCTGGACCGTAGCTTTGACAAACCTCGCTATAGCACTCGGTTTGCTCCCCGTCTATCCAAAAACagtgttttgaattttttgctAGCTTGTACGAAATTTACAACTATAATTCCCATATTGTTGTGGCAGGTGCTATATTTGTTGTTTGCTTATTAATCACTTCCAGGTCAGTTTTCTCTCGATAAATTATGCTAAAATTCAAATATGTGGAGATGTCTTGATGTTGGATTCTGATTATTTAACCTGTCAATTTCAGTGCCTGGAGTTCAGCCATCATTGTTCTTGTGTTAGTGATGATACTCGCTGACCTCATGGTACATGTTTTATTGACACATATCCATAGATTATTGATTGTTTCATGCGATTCTGGAAGCTAATATGTAGCTAAAGTGAAAAGATAATCATCGTTGATATGATTGAGCAGGGTGTAATGGTGGTTTTGGGAATTCAACTCAATGCGGTTTCTGTTGTGAATTTGATAATGTCAATCGGGATTGCTGTAGAATTCTGCGTGCACATATCACATGCCTTCCTGGTAAGAACATGTCACCTCCCTTTGTAACCTTCCCCCGAAAACTACACTGCATATTTTGGCTGGCTCTACAAGCCATGCCACCTTGTGTCTGAAAAATAATTGATGTTTGTTTCCTGCACTGATATAAATGCAGATGAGTAATGGGAACAGAGAACAAAGAGCGAGGAAGGCACTGGAAACCATGGGAGCTTCGGTTTTCAGGTGATGAAGCTTAAATTTtctccaaatattttttttttcttctattcaAAGCAGCAAAGGTGTTAGTCTAATTGGTTTGGTAGTCAAATTTGTGGGACTTAATGAATGAATATTTTACTGGGGGACAGTGGGATCACACTCACAAAACTTGTTGGAGTGATGGTGCTTTGCTTCGCACGATCGGAGATATTTGTGGTAAGGACACACCCAAATACGTTGCCTTAATGCAGTTGTTGGTCTCTTGCTTGAGTTCAAATGGATATTGTATTGGTGCATACAGGTGTATTACTTTCAAATGTACTTGGCTTTGGTTATAATCGGCTTCCTGCATGGGCTCGTTTTCTTACCTGTAAGTTAATCTCCTACCATCTACTGGTCAAGCTTGAACAGCCAAGACAATATCATCCCTATCGATTGGTTATAGAGTAAGCATCTAATGGGTGATTGATTCGTGCACTCGTTGTGGGTTTCAGGTCATACTAAGTTTAGCCGGGCCTCCACAGATATACTTGGACACTGAGGAGGAGGAGCAGGGGAGAGACGGAGCTTCTTCTTCCCTATTGAACTGAGTAACTCGACAGACTAGGCTGAATTTAAACTTTAACATGTAATCTTATGATTCAAATAAGTCTTACACTCGGtcaaaaacacaaaagaatCAATTGTGTATGCTCTGTATCAAAGTTTAGGTAACAGTACTATGCATGTTGGTACAATATGAAGAATTGAGGTGTTTGGAGCTAGATCCTACCATTAACTATCTACTTGAGAAATAAGTTGGCTTCAGAATAGATTGTGCTTCTCACAAATTCATGATAGGTTTCAAAGGAAGCTAGTTTATGTCTAAGAATAATAAAAACCTctgatatataaaattattcacTTGACATTAACTGGATTTGACTTCGTTTATGGCTTTGGAATTTTCTTGTACTCGTACGTGCTTATGTCCACCTTCCCTTGCATAGCCTGCACAGTGAGTAACCAAAAGCCGGTCAACATTTTTAGTGTTCTTCATCAaagcttttttgtttgtttttggtaTGCGTCAAGTAGAAGTGACCTTGAGCTCGTCTTGGATGGAAGTGTGTTTAGGTTGATAAGCATCGAGAGGTCCAGTTCTAGAAAGAGCCTTTCTAGTCTCAATAATTTCCCATTCCTGGTCGTCTTTGACCTTGGCGATGTCTTTACTGCCTTGGAGGAGTTGGCTAAGACCAAGGGCTCCAAAAACAGTGAGAGAGATCATGGGAAGTCCGTATCGTACAAAAGGGTGTCTCCTTCCCCACCTTTTAATCGATGATGATGGCTGCTTGAGAGTAGAAGGAGATGGCTTTTGAGTCTTTGGGCCAGTTTGGATTGTTGTCATCTTTTGGATATAGCCACAAAGCAAGGAAAATTCAAGAGTTTAAAACCTAACAGAAACTACAACAATGTAGTGGTAACTGTACATTTTTCTGATGGAATTAAGCAAGTAGAAACTGTCATGCAGGAGCAAGtctagatagatagatagatagaggACCATTAACCATAGGTAAATCATGCATGGAACAGAGAGAGAAGATAATGCGAAAGCCTCATTAACCTCACATATATAAACCAAGCTATATAGTTTTTAGACCATCTTCTTCTTGTGCATTTTATAAAGATGATCTTCTCCATTATTAACCATTCAAGTAGCATTCAGCGGGAGTCGGGAGATAGCTCTTATATTCTTTTTAACTAAAACAACAAGTGCATGAAGTTACTGTGAGATGAAAACCAATGATGAACAGCTTCCACTTCTTCACGATATCCTAATCCCACACAAAACCTCATTACCTAAACAACCTTATAGACTTCTGAATCAGACCCAATCGCAAATTAAGTTAGTCAGTCTATTGAATCAAAAGCAAAAGCTCTAACACCATGAATTTTTGCATACCTTTGGACGACTTGGCCAGAGAAGAAGTGAGTTCGAAAAGATAATCGGGATTAGAGATTGAAGCTGTTATATTATACAGTCCAGTTATAACCGAATAactttatctattttaaaattacttttattttttagaaagattctataaaatttaaaattatagcttatttaaatttatatgactTTGAATATTTACAAAGTAATTAGTTTCAAGACTATACACTCTTAATTTTGAATAAATCAGAGAGgttcttatataaatatatatagacaTCAATATTTTGGATGGTTTTGataaaaatcaatatattaaattgatatattttatatctatttaGGATATTTCAGTTTGATTTGATACCAAATATTAACTCAAGTATATTAGAAACGTTTAGTATGCATAATTATTTAGATATGATTTGATTTGGTCATTGAATATCCGATTAAAAGTATTTGAGAACATATCAATATCcataaataaaaatgtgaaaatgACGAAAAGAatagaaatgtaaaaaatgaaatagaaTTAAATGGTTATATCTATAAAATTgagattattttataaaagttaaagTTAAAGTTAATCTGCAACTTTTATAGATCAAAATTTTTAATACTaaagaaatagaaaatatatacaacTTTGTTAGAAATAACcgaaaatacattaaaaacacacatatctattaaaatttctttattttatcaaagaaaaaatcgactattaatttataaaacagacATTCCAAATGCTAAAATctgtatttaaaaaataagttacttatttaaaatagttgttcctaaaaaattatcatatttcAGATATTAACTTGTTTTTATTTAAGAGATATATATCCATATTCCATAacaagtaaaagaaaaagaaaaactttgacccaaaccaaaccggaaCACAGACAACAgatccatcatcatcatcatctagcCAATCGAATCTGACTCACGGGTTTATcaccttccttccttccttccacTCCAATCACAACTCGTAACTCCCCCTCACGCCTCTCCTCCACAATTCAATCACCGATCCGATCCGATCCGATCCAATGGCGGAGATGGCGAACATGGATCCCGAAGGCATGGACGGAGTCCGCATGACCTGGAACGTCTGGCCCCGCACCAAGGTCGAAGCCAGCAAGTGCGTCGTCCCCCTCGCCGCCTCCATCTCCCCGATCCGCCGCCACTCCGACATCCCTTCCCTCCCTTACGCTCCCCTCAAGTGCCGCACCTGCGTCGCCGTCCTCAACGCCTTCGCTCGCGTCGATTTCGCCGCCAAGATCTGGATCTGCCCCTTCTGCTTCCAGCGCAACCCTTTCCCTCCTCACTACCACATGATCTCCGAGACTAACCTCCCCGGCGAGCTTTATCCTCAGTACACTACTGTTGAATACGCGATCCCTCCCGCCGCCGCTCAATTCGATCCGAGATCCGGCGCTGCTGGTGTTCCGCCTCAGACGCCTCCTCCTGTTTTCGTGTTTGTTCTCGATACGTGTATGATCGAGGAGGAGTTGGGGTTCGCTAAGTCTGCGCTCAAGCAGGCGATCGGGCTGCTTCCGGAGAATGCGTTGGTTGGGTTTGTGTCTTTCGGCACGCAGGCTCATGTCCATGAATTGGGATTCTCGGAGATGTCGAAAGTTTTTGTCTTTAGAGGGAACAAAGAAGTATCCAAGGATCAGGTTTTGGATCAGTTGGGGCTTTCCTCGAGGAGAGCTCCTACTTCTGGGTTTCCTAAAGGAGCTCAGAATGGGTTCCAGAGTGCTTCTGGTGTCAACAGGTTCCTTTTGCCTGCGTCTGATTGCGAGTACACTCTTGACTTGGTAAGTAACGGTGGTTTGCAAATGATTTTATGTTAGTGGATTTTTAACATTCGTGTGGTATGCAGCTTTTGGACGAGCTGCAATCAGACCAGTGGCCTGTTCAGCCAGGTCATCGTTCCCAACGATGCACAGGTGTGGCGTTGAGTGTAGCTGCTGGGTTGCTTGGAGCTTGCTTGCCTGGAACTGGGGCTAGAATCGTAGCTTTGGTTGGAGGTCCATGTACAGAGGGTCCTGGAACGGTTAGAGCTTGTTGATTTTTTCAAGTTTCATGACAACATATACTGGAGTTTGTTATATCCTGAATTAAAATGTTtcgttcttttgtttttttttttcagattatcTCAAAGGATTTATCAGAACCTGTACGCTCCCACAAAGATTTGGATAAAGATGCTGCTCCATATTATAAAAAAGCTGTCAAGTTTTATGATAGTATTGCAAAGCAGCTGGTCGCTCAGGGTCATGTGTTGGACCTTTTCGCTTCTGCTCTTGATCAGGTATTCATGTGtcgttatttttttattctgctTGATGCCCAAACTCTGATTTTGTTCTTCATATATGagtgtgttgtttttttttttgctacgcCTGATTTCTCAAATTTGTCTGATCCTGTGTTTTTTTTGATACCTAACTGTAACTGTCTTTGCTGTTGCATTTTGGTATAGTTAGGTTGGGGTTGCTGAAATGAAAGTTGCAGTTGAAAGTACCGGTGGCCTTGTTGTTCTGTCTGAAAGTTTTGGCCATTCTGTATTTAAAGATTCCTTCAAGCGGGTGTTTGAAGATGGCGAGCAGTCTCTTGGTCTCTGCTTTAAGTTAGTTTCTTCTCTGCGTCTGTGCCAACACTTTTTTATAGTTTCTTCTGTTAGTTGGTGTCGCAAGATAAGGAGTATTTTGGCAATTCAAGATCATATCTTCTGAAGCATTATACATAATATTGCTTGTGTGCTACAATAAGATATACTTTGCATCCTTTAGTATGAACTGATTactaattttttcatttttcagtgGCTCGCTTGAGATAAATTGCTCAAAAGACATCAAAATTCAAGGTGTTATCGGGCCTTGCTCATCATTAGAAAAGGTTATATCTGGAGTGCTTGGGACCCTTTTTTCAAGATGTTTCGTTTGTGCTTCGTAATCTGATTTGATTTTCCTTTGGAGCCTTGCAGAAAGGTCCTAGTGTTGCCGACACAGTAATTGGAGAGGGGAATACCAATGCTTGGAAGTTATGTGGCCTCGACAAGAGCACTTGCTTGACTGTATTCTTTGATCTATCCTCAACTGGTTCAAATGCTCCTGGAACTGTAAATCCGCAGTTTTATTTGCAGTTTGTTACAAGGTATTCTGACAGCTTTTGTTTATCTCTTTGTTTCATTCATTTCTGGTTTCTTAAGCCTTTTGTCTTTCTTCACTGTGGTTTTATTCTAAGCATTGTATTTACTGTCGTTGACTGAATTGCAGTTACCAAAACCCTGAAGGTCAAACATTGATCCGGGTTACCACAATAACCAGACAGTGGGTAGATACTGCTGTGAGCACAGAGGTTCGTCGTTGTCTTGTTTTCTGCATAAATTACAACTTTATTCTCGATATCTAAAAGCAAttgtttcttcttatttacTTTGTAATCTACTAGATGTTTTCCGGTagctc
It encodes:
- the LOC103835187 gene encoding uncharacterized protein LOC103835187, translating into MTTIQTGPKTQKPSPSTLKQPSSSIKRWGRRHPFVRYGLPMISLTVFGALGLSQLLQGSKDIAKVKDDQEWEIIETRKALSRTGPLDAYQPKHTSIQDELKAMQGKVDISTYEYKKIPKP
- the LOC103835190 gene encoding protein transport protein SEC23 — translated: MAEMANMDPEGMDGVRMTWNVWPRTKVEASKCVVPLAASISPIRRHSDIPSLPYAPLKCRTCVAVLNAFARVDFAAKIWICPFCFQRNPFPPHYHMISETNLPGELYPQYTTVEYAIPPAAAQFDPRSGAAGVPPQTPPPVFVFVLDTCMIEEELGFAKSALKQAIGLLPENALVGFVSFGTQAHVHELGFSEMSKVFVFRGNKEVSKDQVLDQLGLSSRRAPTSGFPKGAQNGFQSASGVNRFLLPASDCEYTLDLLLDELQSDQWPVQPGHRSQRCTGVALSVAAGLLGACLPGTGARIVALVGGPCTEGPGTIISKDLSEPVRSHKDLDKDAAPYYKKAVKFYDSIAKQLVAQGHVLDLFASALDQVGVAEMKVAVESTGGLVVLSESFGHSVFKDSFKRVFEDGEQSLGLCFNGSLEINCSKDIKIQGVIGPCSSLEKKGPSVADTVIGEGNTNAWKLCGLDKSTCLTVFFDLSSTGSNAPGTVNPQFYLQFVTSYQNPEGQTLIRVTTITRQWVDTAVSTEELVQGFDQETAAVVMARLASLKMETEEGFDATRWLDRTLIRLCSKFGDYRKDDPSSFTLNPYFSLFPQFIFNLRRSQFVQVFNNSPDETAYFRMLLNRENISNATVMIQPSLTSYTFSSPPQPALLDVASIAADRILLLDAYFSVVVFHGMTIAQWRNMGYHHQAEHEAFAQLLQAPQEDSQMIVRERFPVPRLVVCDQHGSQARFLLAKLNPSATYNNANEMSAGSDVIFTDDVSLQVFFEHLQKLAVQS